From Rhodopseudomonas palustris:
TGTCGGCTGAATCGCGCCGATCGTATTCAGCAGCGTACAGGTCGCATGGGAGATCGAGCCGAAGCCGGCATGCGCCATCGAGACGGTCCCGGCACGGCTGCTCGAATAGCGAATCAGATCGGCGAGATCGTGCACCGGCAAGCCCGGCCTCACGACCACGAGCACCGGCGTCCTCACCACCAGTCCGATCGGAGCGAAGTCTTTGACGGGATCGTAGACCAGTTGCGGGTACGCGGCGAGCGCGCTGCCGTGCGTTCCCATGTGCCCCATCAGCAGCGTGTATCCGTCCGGGGCAGCGCGGGTTGCACGGATTGCCGCCGTGGTCCCGCCGGCGCCGACGACGTTTTCGACGATGATCTGCTGCCCGAGCCGCTTCTCGAGATGGCCGGTGACGATACGAGTCACGATGTCGGTCGGCCCCCCGGCCGCGAACGGCACGATCACGGTGATGGCCCGTACCGGATAGGCTTGGCCGGCAGCCGAGGGTGTCGCCGCGGTCGCAGCGACGAACAGGCCGAGAACTCCCCTGCGCAGGAGCCTTGCCAGGTTATCCCCCCGACATGTCCGCATATCGACTGCGTCGCTTGCTCGAATCTGGTTCATGATGCTATGCGGACAGGTGCTCTCGATCATGAATATGTCAGATACGAATGATTAGTGCGTAAATGGCTGCCGAGCGCGTTGGCGCGTGATGGCCGATGTGGATCGATTTCTGGGAGAGATCTCCGCCTGTCGATCGGTCGGAGGCAGATAGCACCGTCACCATTCTGGTTTTCATTCTTTCTTGTAACGTTTTAGTGCCGTCTGAGTAGTATCTTGGAGCCTCGTATAGATACGAGGTGGGCGAAGTAGAGTTCGTTCAAGTGTTTGGAGGTTGTTGGATGAATGAGAAGTCATCAGCACGGGAGGTATTCGTCGTCGACGACGATCCGGCCGTACGCGAGACGCTCTCGATTGTGCTGTCCACTGCGGGCTACGAGGTGATCTGCTTCGCCGACGGCGAGTCTCTGCTCGCCGTGGCGCGCAGCCGCAGTCCCGCCTGTATCTTGCTCGACGTTCATATTCCCGGTCGATCGGGGCTCGATATTCTCGCCGAGTTGCACGCCGAGGATTATCCGGCTCCGATTTTCATGATCTCGGGAAAGGGCGATATCGCAATGGCGGTCAACGCCATCAAGAACGGTGCACTCGATTTCATCGAGAAGCCCTTCCGCGGCAAGGAGATCGTCGGCCGGGTCGAGGAGGCGATCGAAGCCTTCCAGCGCCGGCTCGGGGGCGGCACGGAGGTCAAGGCGCCGTCCTATGTTTTTCCGGGCAAGGAGCCGCTGACGCTGCGGGAGCGGGAGGTGCTGGAGCTGTTCGCCTCGGGCAACACCAACAAGGAGGCGGGCCGCCAACTCGGCATCAGCCCGCGCACCATCGAGTATCACCGCGCCAACATCATGAAGAAGCTCGGTGCGCGCAATGCCACCGACCTGGTTCGGATCGTGATGACGGCGCCGAAGGCCTGAGGCTGGCGCGGGCCGCCCTCGTCACGGCGTCCCGCGTCATGGTCTCCCGTGTCAGGGGCTCCCGCCTCACAGCGTGCCGGGAAAGGCGCCGCCGTCGAGCAGGATATTCTGGCCGGTGATGTAGCCGGATTTCGCGCCGCACAAGAATGCGCAGGCGAGCCCGAATTCCTCCGGGTCGCCGAAGCGTCCGGCCGGATTCTCGTTCATGCGGGTCTGCAGGATCTGCTCGACCGGCACGCCCGAGGCCTTGGCCTGGCCCGCAGACACGCCGCGCAGCCGGTCGGTGTCGAACGGCCCCGGCAGCAGCGCGTTGATCGTCACATTGTGCCGCACGGTCTTGCGCGACAGCCCGGCGACGAAGCCGGTCAGCCCGGTGCGCGCGCCGTTGGACAGGCCGAGCACGTCGATCGGCGCCTTGACGGCGGCCGAGGTGATGTTGACGATCCGGCCGAATTTCCGCGCGATCATCTGGTCGACCGTCGCCTTGATCAGTTCGATCGGGGTCAGCATGTTGGCGTCGAGCGCCTTGATCCAGTCGTCGCGGGTCCAGTTGCGAAAATCGCCGGGCGGCGGACCGCCGGCATTGTTCACCAGTATATCCGGCTCCGGGCAGGCCTGCAGCGCGGCGGCGCGCCCTTCGGGCGTGGTGATGTCGCCGGCCACCTCGATGATCTCGACATCCGGATAGGCCTTGCGCAAATCGGCGGCGGCCTGGGCCAGTGCGTCCGCGCCGCGCGCCGTCATGGTGACGTGCACGCCTTCTGCCGCGAGCGCCGCGGCGCAGGCGCGGCCCAGTCCCTTGCTCGAAGCGCAGACCAGCGCGCGGCGGCCTTTGATTCCCAGATCCACGGTTTCACTCCCGGATGTGTTTGCGATGTCGGTGAGGCCGGCACTCTAGCCAAGCCGGCCCGGCATGATAAGGGGAGGGCAACGCATAAGGCATCAACGGGAAACGCGGCATGGATCAACTGTTCGACGTCAGCAACGAAGTCATTCTCGTCACCGGCGCCTCGCAAGGGCTGGGGCGGCAGTTCGCGCGCGTGCTCGCCGAGCGCGGCGCCGCCGTCGTGCTCGCGGCGCGGCAGACCGACAAGCTGAAGAGCCTCGAACAGGAAATCACCGGCAAGGGCGGTCGCGCCGTCGCGGTTCAGATGGATGTCACCGATCTGGCCTCGATGGCGAGCGCGCTCGATCAGGCCGAGACGGCGCTCGGCCCCATCACCGTGCTGATCAACAATGCCGGCGTCGCCACCGAGAAGCTCGCGGTGGACACTAGCGAGGCCGATTGGGACAAGGTGATCGGCGCCAATCTCAAGGGCGCGTACTTCCTCGCGACCGAAGTCGCGCGGCGCATGATCGCGCGGCAGCAGGGCGGCAATATCGTCAACATCGCTTCGGTGCTCGGCGAGAGCGTGCTGAAGTTCGTCTCGCCCTACGCGATCTCCAAAGCCGGCATCATCCAGGCCACCAAGGCGCTGGCGCTCGAACTCGCCGCCTCGCGCATCCGCGTCAACGCACTCGCGCCGGGCTATATCGACACCGACATCAACCACGCACTGTGGTCGACCCCGGTCGGCGAGAAATTGCTGAAAAGCATCCCGCAACGCCGCGTCGGCCACGAATCCGATCTCGACGGCGCGATTCTGCTACTGGCCTCGAACGCGTCGCGCTACATGACGGGGAGCGTGGTGACGGTGGATGGCGGGTTCTTGCTGGGGTAGGCGGTCGTCCCCCTCCCCCTCTCTTTCGCGCTCTCTCGTTTGTCATTCCCTTGTTCGCGCTGCGCGCGCCCCGGAATGACGTCACGAGCAAGACGACGTCAGTGCGCCCGCATCTCGTCGACACCAAGCCGTTGGAGCGCTCGCGTCGTCGCAACTGCTGGCGCGACAATCCGGCGCGCGTTGTTGGGGTGACTCAGGTGAGTCGTGACGGTATCCAAAGCTCCATCATCACGAGCGATTCTTACGATCGCATCGTTCAGCGAGCGTCGGCATTGCATCTTAGAGCGACTCGCAAAGGTATCATTTGGTGCGATGCCTGCGACCAAGGCGATCGTGTCGGTACTCTGGAGCGCGTTGCGGGCGCCGATCGGCGTTCGGCGCAATCGCCATTGTATCCAGCTTGCAACAACTGAAACTTTTCGCCCGCAATTGCTTCCACCTCCCGCCGCCGCGACCTAGTAGTTTTACGAGGTCGGTGGAGATGGAATTTGGTGGCGTACAAGCGAACACGGTCGGCTGACATCAAGGCGCTGCTGTCAGGCGGCAGTCGGGTCGGTGCACGGAGCGTTGCGGCGCTGAGCGCGGTGCTGTTGCGCGCCATCACAGTGGTGACGACCTTGACAGTCCCGGCGATGGCCGACGGAGGTGCCGGCGGACGAGGCGGCGACTCCTCCGCCGCCGGCGGGATCGGCGGCTCTGGATATGGCGGGGCGAGCGGTGGCAGCTCGGGACCGAGCACGACCGCGGGGTCGGGCGGCGGCGGTGGCGGTGCGGCCGGCGGCGGGAACGGTGGCTCCAGTGGTGATACGGGCAGTGTCGGAGGTGCTGCGGGCGGCACCGCGCCGGGGCAAGACGGCAGCAATGGCACGACGGCGGCCTCCC
This genomic window contains:
- a CDS encoding response regulator transcription factor, producing the protein MNEKSSAREVFVVDDDPAVRETLSIVLSTAGYEVICFADGESLLAVARSRSPACILLDVHIPGRSGLDILAELHAEDYPAPIFMISGKGDIAMAVNAIKNGALDFIEKPFRGKEIVGRVEEAIEAFQRRLGGGTEVKAPSYVFPGKEPLTLREREVLELFASGNTNKEAGRQLGISPRTIEYHRANIMKKLGARNATDLVRIVMTAPKA
- a CDS encoding tripartite tricarboxylate transporter substrate-binding protein, with amino-acid sequence MIESTCPHSIMNQIRASDAVDMRTCRGDNLARLLRRGVLGLFVAATAATPSAAGQAYPVRAITVIVPFAAGGPTDIVTRIVTGHLEKRLGQQIIVENVVGAGGTTAAIRATRAAPDGYTLLMGHMGTHGSALAAYPQLVYDPVKDFAPIGLVVRTPVLVVVRPGLPVHDLADLIRYSSSRAGTVSMAHAGFGSISHATCTLLNTIGAIQPTTKAFQGTGPALKALVAGRVDYMCDQIVGAAPRVKTGEVRALAISSARRSSILPNVPTAADAGVPDFEVSAWIALFAPKDTPPHIVQDLNAALGHALDDPEIRQALGSLGAEIPLAEERSPSSLTALVEREIARWRPLSRPAAASDGARVRQ
- a CDS encoding glucose 1-dehydrogenase, which gives rise to MDQLFDVSNEVILVTGASQGLGRQFARVLAERGAAVVLAARQTDKLKSLEQEITGKGGRAVAVQMDVTDLASMASALDQAETALGPITVLINNAGVATEKLAVDTSEADWDKVIGANLKGAYFLATEVARRMIARQQGGNIVNIASVLGESVLKFVSPYAISKAGIIQATKALALELAASRIRVNALAPGYIDTDINHALWSTPVGEKLLKSIPQRRVGHESDLDGAILLLASNASRYMTGSVVTVDGGFLLG
- a CDS encoding SDR family oxidoreductase: MDLGIKGRRALVCASSKGLGRACAAALAAEGVHVTMTARGADALAQAAADLRKAYPDVEIIEVAGDITTPEGRAAALQACPEPDILVNNAGGPPPGDFRNWTRDDWIKALDANMLTPIELIKATVDQMIARKFGRIVNITSAAVKAPIDVLGLSNGARTGLTGFVAGLSRKTVRHNVTINALLPGPFDTDRLRGVSAGQAKASGVPVEQILQTRMNENPAGRFGDPEEFGLACAFLCGAKSGYITGQNILLDGGAFPGTL